The genomic stretch TTCGGAGTCATCATCGCGCAATTCAAATATTGCCGGACGATGCACTTCACCGGCTACGGCGACCCAACGCTGCGCCGGCGGCACAAAAATGCGATCGCCGGCCTGCAGCAGAGGCGGCTCACTTGACTGTGGCTGCAGAAGAGTCTGATAGAGATCGACATGTCGTTGTTCTTGATCGCGATTTGCGATGACGAGGTTGCGCAATGAGCCGGCATAGGTGATACCGCCGGCAATCTGAATGGCATCAAGCACCGTATGCAGGCCGCTCAACGTATGGCGGCCGGGGCGGCGAACCTCGCCCACGACTTCGACAACAACGGTTTTGGCATTCAACAAAGTCGCATCGAATTCACTCGTATTGAAAAATCGCGACATGTGTTCGCGCAATCTTTCGCGCGCTTGCGTCATCGTCAAGCCGGCAACCTCCACGAGTCCAGCGGTGGGAACATAAACCCTGCCTTCCGGTAGCACGGTCAGCTCGAAATCACGTTGGGCTTTGCCGAGCAAATACACGCCCACGACATCGCCGGGCCCGAGACGATAATTCTCGGGCAACAAAACTTGTCCGCTTGCCAGAGGTCGACTGGAGGTTTGTGGGAAGAGGTTTTCGCCGTAAATGGCAAGGTCGCCGCGCGGATTCAGGCCGAGGCTGGCGAGACGATGATACAAAAACTGGCGTTGTCGCGACTCAAAAGATGAATCTGCGTTTGAGGAATATTCTCCGGCATGCGTAAAGCTGTGCAGCAAGAGCAACAGGATTAGCGACGGCAAAGTAAATCGGCGCATCATGAGAACACGTTGCTTTGCGCTAATCCTAAGCGTAGTCATGGAAAGAGTACATCCGGTTGATCTCTCATTTTGCATTTGTCAACAACACCACGGCAGATTTGCCGGCCAGCAAATAACGGCTTTCTGTTGTGGACGCAAGGTTTTCCCCGCCGTGCAGCATTTCATGCTGTTGAAAACGCTCCGGCAGCATCACCTCTTGCGGCGTAAGCACGCGATTGAATAAACACAAAATGCCTTGTTTGCCGTCATTCCGGCTAAAGGCGAATACATGCGGACTGTTGCTCACCTCTTCAAATCTGTAATCGCCGGTGCGAATAGCTTCGTGTTCGCGGCGCAGCGCCAGCATCGCTTTGTAATAGTTGAACAAGTCCCAATCGAAATAAACCTCATCCGCAGCCCGTTCAGAGCCGTCGGGCATTGCTTTTTCAGGCTCATAAATCAGATCCGGCCAGACCATGGGCTTGCGTTCGTCGGGGTCATCCGCGCCCCACATGCCGGCCTCGTCGCCATAATAAATCATCGGCGCGCCCAGATACAACGTCTGAAATGCAACGATCAGTTTTTGCGTTTCACGCTCCTCGACAGTGGGCTTGCGCACTTGAAAATTGGGATGGCGATCGGCGCTGCTTTCGTGATCGATCATACGATTAGGGTTGATCACCATCGAAGCGAGCCGCTCGGTATCGTGACTGCTCAACAAATTCATCAACACATAATTGATATCCTGCGGATAATCGTCCAGAACCTGCTGCAGATGCGCATGCAAGCCTTTGGCATCGTAGGCATTGTGGGTATCGACGAAATATTTCAACAAACCATCAGCAAAACGATAATTCATCACGGCATCAAAAATATCGCCCTGCAGCCACGGCGCCGCGTTGAACATTTTGTGATTGCGATAATCCTCCCACCACACTTCGCCGGTGAGATAGGCCTCGGGATTGATTTCGCGCACCCATTTGCGGAAATCGCGCCAAAAGCCCTTGGGCACCAATTCCGCAACATCGAGACGCCAGCCGTCAATGCCGTCGGAAGGATCGCCATCGCCGTTGGGGTCCATCCAGCGTTTGACGACAGCGCGCACCAGCGCTGCCGGCCCGGGCGCGAGATTGTCGCCTTCGCGCCGCACTTCCGGCAAATCTTTCACGCCGTACCAGCCCTGGTATTCAAATTCATTTTCCGGAGTATCGGGATCGTCCCAGCTTTTGATGATGAACCAATCGGCATAAGGCGACGCCTGGCCGTTCTGCACCACATCGCGAAACGCGGGATTCGTAACGCCCATGTGATTGAACACGCCGTCGATAATGATGCGCATGTCGCGGCTATGCACTTCGCGAATGAGCTTGAGGAAGAGGCTGTCCGCCGTCGTCCACTTCCACGTGGCGGGATCAGCAAAATTTTCCGTTGCCCAGATTTCGCGATCGCGGTCCGGGTTCGGACCAAAATTATTGTCGATGTGATGATACAGCTCGGTATCATACTTGTGCAGCGTCGGCGATTCGAACATGGGGTTCAAATAAATCGCGGTGATGCCGAGTTCTTTGAGATAATCGAGCTTGTCGATAATGCCCTGAATATCGCCACCGAAACGCCGCCGGGCTGCGTTGGCATTGAAGTTTCTTCCGTTCGCGGCTTCCCACGGTTGCAGACGATACCAATCCGCAGTCCACGGGCTGAGTTGCCAGGCAGAAACCGTGTCGTGCGGCCATGAACCGAAGGTATCACGAAAGGTTGGATCATTATTGGGATCGCCGTTGCGAAAACGCTCGGGAAAGATTTGATACCACGTCACGCCTCTTGCCCAGGCCGGAACTTGAACATTGGGCTGTTGAGGTGTTTCGGGTTTACAGGCAAAAAATAAGATGTTACTCAGGACAAGAACCCAAGAGAAACGCAAGAAGTGAGAGATGAAAATGCGTTGACAGCCGCGGCGTGTCAGCATGTGATTTGCTCCTCCGAAAGGTCGTGTAGAAAGTTGCTATGAGCGCAAGATATTCAAGCAGGATTGAAAAAGCAACACACGCTTCAGGTTTTCTTGTAGATGTTTGGCCGCCGCAATTCCATGTAAGTTTCGGGCTGATGCGGTGCGGTGAAGCCGAATTGCCGGTAGAGCCCGTGCGCATCGAGCGTTATCAGATTGATGCGGCGTAGGCCCTCTAAATCCGGATGCGCCAGAATGCATTGCATCAGCCATTTCGCCAAACCCCGACCGCGATACGGTAACAGAATGTAAACATCAGCAAGATAAGCGAAAGTGGCGGAATCTGTCACCAGGCGAGCAAAGCCGATTTGTTGATTGCCCTCGTAAACGCCGAAGCAGAGCGAGTTTTTGATCGAACGAGCGACAACGTCTTTGGGGATGCCCGCCGCCCAATACGATTCCTGCGAGAGATAAGCGTGAATCGCCTCGAGGTCCAACCGTGCCGGATCGTTCGAGATGATGAAGTTGTCTTTGCGATATTCGTGATACATGAAAATCTCTTAAATTTGCCGGAGTGGTTCCTTCGCGATGTCCTGCAGACGAATCTTGTGAAGTCTCGATAATATGCTCGCAACTTCACAGGAACCCGTCTGGATGACATGCTAATGAGGGCTGAATTTTTCAAGACAGCAGCGTACTAGTTGAATCACCACAGATAGGGAAGTATTGTTTGCCACCAAGACACGATGCCACCAAGAAAAAATCTCAGCTTCTTCGTGCCTCTTGACAAAAATTCTGGTGGCGACTCGCACGGATTCATTTCTCTGCCAGCCGATTGTATTTCTTCAAAATCTGCTTTAGCAATTTGTGCGGCAGCGCGCGCACACGGTGTCCGTCGATGCCCGACATGGTTTCCGCGGCAATCATGGCATTGATGATGGCCTCCTCGGTTGCTTGAATCGTCGCTGCGAACAGGGGATTCATGCGCTCGTTGGGCAGCATCTCGAGTTTGGCGATCTCCTGCGTTTTTCCCACCTCGATATTGGCAGTGGAAAACGCGATAAAAATATCGCCCGAGCCGTTGCCGGCCGTCGCGCCATTACGCGCGAGTCCCATGCTCACCCGGCGCACCAGCCGCTTCAATTGATGCGGCAGCAGCGGCGCATCCGTCGCGATCACCACGATGATCGAGCCGGTGTCTTCGCGATCGAGTATTTCATCTGTCATCTCCAATCCCACCGGAACGCCGGCAATGCGCAGCTCTTGCCGCCGGCCGTGATTGCATTGCGCCAACACACCTACGATATAACCGCCCGCCTTCTCCTCCAATTTTCTCGAGGCGGTGCCGATGCCGCCTTTGAAGCCGTGACAAACCATGCCGGTGCCGCCGCCGACGTTGCCCTCTGCCACTGCGCCCGAAGCCGCGTTTTCCAGCGCCGCCCAGGCATGCTCAGGCTTCACGTGAAAGCCGTTGATGTCATTCAACCAACCATCCCATGTTTCTGCCACCACTGGCAGGGCCCACGGCTGTTTCATGAAGCCGCGCTGCACGCGCCATTGAATCACCGCGTCGCGCACCAAGCCCACACTGTGCGTGTTGGTGATCATCACCGGTCCCTCGAGCAAACCGGATTCCTCCACCCAGGTTGTGCCGGTCATCTCGCCGTTGCCATTGAGCGAGAACCAGCCTGCGAAAACGAGATCATCCGAAGCTTTGCCGCGCGGTAAAATCGCGGTGACGCCGGTGCGCACGGGCTTCTTCGCGTTTTCATCTGAGATGATTGTGGTATGCCCGACTTCCACACCCGCGACGTCCGTGATGGCATTGAGCGGCCCCGGCGAGCCGTCGAATGGAATGCCGAGATCGCGCGCCCGCGGCTTGTTTTGCGCTGCAACAATTTGGTATAAGATGAGAAGCATCAGAGATGCACTCACCATCAAACGGCGGCAATCTGGATTCATAATTTGCTCCCGGAGAATGTTAACGTTGATATGCCGAGACACTGATTCTGCTTGCCTGAAGTTCGGCTTAATTGTCTCAATCCGTGAAAACCCGTGTCCATCCGTGGCGCAATCATTCGTTTACAGCCAGAGGCCAAGCCATAAAATCTGTGGTTGCAGTTTCATCGGATCACTCCTGCAACTTTTTCAGCATCGCTACGGCATTTTTGTTTTGGGGATCAAGCGCCAGTGATTTTTTGTAATTCTCAATTGCCAGCTCCTTGTCGCCATTCAGCATGTATCCCTCGCCCAGGCTGTCGTACGTGTTGGACGATTGCGGATAGAACTCGACATTCAACTTAAAAACGGCAATCGCGGCCGCGAATTTTTGCGCGCGCAGCAG from Cytophagia bacterium CHB2 encodes the following:
- a CDS encoding GNAT family N-acetyltransferase, which translates into the protein MYHEYRKDNFIISNDPARLDLEAIHAYLSQESYWAAGIPKDVVARSIKNSLCFGVYEGNQQIGFARLVTDSATFAYLADVYILLPYRGRGLAKWLMQCILAHPDLEGLRRINLITLDAHGLYRQFGFTAPHQPETYMELRRPNIYKKT
- a CDS encoding P1 family peptidase — translated: MVSASLMLLILYQIVAAQNKPRARDLGIPFDGSPGPLNAITDVAGVEVGHTTIISDENAKKPVRTGVTAILPRGKASDDLVFAGWFSLNGNGEMTGTTWVEESGLLEGPVMITNTHSVGLVRDAVIQWRVQRGFMKQPWALPVVAETWDGWLNDINGFHVKPEHAWAALENAASGAVAEGNVGGGTGMVCHGFKGGIGTASRKLEEKAGGYIVGVLAQCNHGRRQELRIAGVPVGLEMTDEILDREDTGSIIVVIATDAPLLPHQLKRLVRRVSMGLARNGATAGNGSGDIFIAFSTANIEVGKTQEIAKLEMLPNERMNPLFAATIQATEEAIINAMIAAETMSGIDGHRVRALPHKLLKQILKKYNRLAEK
- a CDS encoding alpha-amylase; this encodes MLTRRGCQRIFISHFLRFSWVLVLSNILFFACKPETPQQPNVQVPAWARGVTWYQIFPERFRNGDPNNDPTFRDTFGSWPHDTVSAWQLSPWTADWYRLQPWEAANGRNFNANAARRRFGGDIQGIIDKLDYLKELGITAIYLNPMFESPTLHKYDTELYHHIDNNFGPNPDRDREIWATENFADPATWKWTTADSLFLKLIREVHSRDMRIIIDGVFNHMGVTNPAFRDVVQNGQASPYADWFIIKSWDDPDTPENEFEYQGWYGVKDLPEVRREGDNLAPGPAALVRAVVKRWMDPNGDGDPSDGIDGWRLDVAELVPKGFWRDFRKWVREINPEAYLTGEVWWEDYRNHKMFNAAPWLQGDIFDAVMNYRFADGLLKYFVDTHNAYDAKGLHAHLQQVLDDYPQDINYVLMNLLSSHDTERLASMVINPNRMIDHESSADRHPNFQVRKPTVEERETQKLIVAFQTLYLGAPMIYYGDEAGMWGADDPDERKPMVWPDLIYEPEKAMPDGSERAADEVYFDWDLFNYYKAMLALRREHEAIRTGDYRFEEVSNSPHVFAFSRNDGKQGILCLFNRVLTPQEVMLPERFQQHEMLHGGENLASTTESRYLLAGKSAVVLLTNAK